A genomic stretch from Schaalia odontolytica includes:
- a CDS encoding DUF3027 domain-containing protein, with the protein MPKTQARVRAVKKDAVLEGAVDVARAGAEAVAYPRPVGEHAGFEMLSERLATHYFASTDAGYVGWCWAVTVARVPRGRVATVCEVDMTPREGALLAPEWVPWEERLRPSDISRDDVLPYKADDERLEQGFEDASEDLDLPVVRELGLGRARVLSQEGLDQAAKRWYESERGPTSGRRPRNTCSSCGFLMKMSGGMRTMFGVCANEWAADDGAVVSLDHTCGSHSETDVPKNDTAWPVRPSRVNEGVLDAEPMPPASNEAKRDEPRKDEADRTEASEGTAQPD; encoded by the coding sequence ATGCCTAAGACTCAGGCCCGTGTTCGGGCAGTGAAGAAGGACGCCGTCCTGGAGGGCGCTGTCGACGTCGCGCGCGCCGGTGCCGAAGCGGTGGCTTATCCGCGTCCCGTCGGCGAGCATGCGGGCTTCGAGATGCTCTCGGAGCGCCTGGCTACCCACTACTTCGCGTCGACCGACGCGGGTTACGTGGGCTGGTGCTGGGCGGTCACCGTTGCCCGCGTGCCGCGCGGACGCGTCGCCACCGTGTGCGAGGTTGACATGACTCCCCGTGAGGGTGCGCTGTTGGCCCCGGAGTGGGTGCCCTGGGAAGAGCGCCTGCGTCCCTCGGACATTTCTCGAGATGATGTCCTGCCGTACAAAGCGGACGATGAACGCCTCGAGCAGGGTTTTGAGGATGCCAGCGAGGACCTTGATCTGCCGGTCGTGCGTGAACTCGGGCTGGGACGTGCGCGCGTCCTGTCGCAGGAGGGGCTCGATCAGGCAGCCAAGCGGTGGTACGAGTCCGAGAGGGGGCCGACGTCCGGTCGTCGCCCGCGAAACACCTGCTCCTCGTGTGGTTTCCTCATGAAGATGAGCGGCGGCATGCGCACCATGTTTGGCGTCTGTGCGAACGAATGGGCGGCTGACGACGGTGCCGTTGTGTCCTTGGATCACACGTGCGGCTCGCATTCGGAGACCGACGTGCCCAAGAATGACACGGCGTGGCCGGTGCGTCCGTCGCGCGTCAACGAGGGGGTGCTCGATGCGGAGCCGATGCCCCCAGCATCGAACGAGGCGAAGAGGGATGAGCCGAGGAAGGACGAGGCCGACAGGACCGAGGCTTCGGAGGGTACTGCGCAACCCGACTGA
- a CDS encoding cold-shock protein: protein MPTGKVRFFDADRGFGFIAGDDGADVFLHSSALPADHPSPRVGSRVEYSVADGRKGPQALSVRFLKETASVARAKRRKPQAMVPVVEDLIKLLDSSSAALRRGSYPDNATKIAKVLRAVAEEFDA from the coding sequence ATGCCCACAGGTAAAGTGAGGTTCTTCGACGCTGATCGCGGTTTCGGCTTCATCGCAGGAGACGACGGGGCGGATGTCTTCCTCCACTCGTCCGCGCTCCCGGCCGATCACCCCAGCCCTCGAGTGGGCTCACGCGTGGAGTATTCGGTTGCTGACGGACGTAAGGGACCGCAGGCGCTCAGCGTGCGTTTCCTCAAGGAGACAGCTTCCGTTGCCCGAGCCAAGCGTCGCAAGCCGCAGGCGATGGTGCCCGTCGTCGAGGATCTGATCAAGCTCCTCGATTCCTCGAGCGCCGCCCTGCGCCGCGGATCGTACCCGGACAACGCAACCAAGATCGCGAAGGTACTGCGCGCCGTCGCAGAGGAATTTGATGCCTAA
- a CDS encoding MFS transporter, protein MGTTFESLRYVNYRYWFIASLIASTGVWLQRVGQDWYVLTVLTDHDASQVGLVTALQFLPIILFSASAGVLADRIPGRRLLQCTQVGVGLVSLVIGIVVLTGTGELWHQYVLAFVSGTISAIDTPARQAFVGELVPHEKMANAVALNATAFHTARLIGPASAGFFIDWWGIGPVFLIDAVMFMAPVIALALMRVDQLYPRTLVPRMPGQLRESVAYVHSRTDIRIVLALIFVVSALGMNFQMTSALMATTVFGKAAGSFGILSTFMAFGSILGSTGAARRAPRLRTILLGATFYGIAEILLGLAPSYWCFALLSIPTGFGMLTMNTSASALVQTRTDPDKRGRVMALYSLVFLGATPIGSPLIGWVGTTFGARWSILVGGIASLGIALICGAWAMIHWKGRLVRSRTFPWVGVEADSSVDAPRRSVDPS, encoded by the coding sequence ATGGGGACAACATTCGAGTCGCTGCGCTACGTGAACTACCGCTACTGGTTTATCGCGTCCCTGATCGCGTCGACGGGTGTCTGGCTCCAGCGAGTCGGCCAGGACTGGTACGTGCTGACGGTCCTCACCGACCACGACGCCTCCCAGGTTGGCCTGGTGACCGCACTGCAGTTCCTCCCCATCATCCTCTTCTCCGCGTCGGCGGGCGTGCTCGCGGATCGCATCCCGGGGCGCCGACTGCTCCAGTGCACTCAGGTGGGGGTTGGCCTCGTGTCCCTCGTCATCGGCATCGTCGTGCTGACGGGCACGGGCGAGCTGTGGCACCAGTACGTCCTGGCTTTTGTTTCTGGGACGATTTCCGCTATCGACACTCCGGCGCGTCAGGCTTTCGTCGGCGAGCTCGTGCCCCACGAGAAGATGGCGAACGCGGTGGCTTTGAACGCGACTGCTTTCCACACGGCGCGACTCATCGGACCGGCCTCGGCGGGCTTCTTCATCGACTGGTGGGGCATCGGACCCGTGTTTCTCATCGACGCGGTCATGTTCATGGCCCCCGTGATCGCACTGGCGCTCATGCGCGTAGACCAGCTCTACCCGCGCACCCTCGTGCCCAGAATGCCGGGTCAGCTGCGCGAGTCCGTCGCCTACGTGCATAGTCGCACCGACATCCGCATCGTCCTTGCGTTGATCTTCGTCGTGAGTGCCCTGGGCATGAATTTCCAGATGACGAGCGCCCTCATGGCGACGACGGTCTTCGGAAAAGCCGCCGGCTCCTTCGGCATCCTCTCGACCTTCATGGCCTTCGGTTCGATTCTCGGATCCACGGGCGCTGCGCGCCGCGCTCCCCGTCTGCGCACGATCCTCCTGGGAGCCACCTTCTATGGGATCGCCGAAATCCTCCTGGGCTTGGCACCCTCCTACTGGTGCTTCGCGCTTCTGTCGATCCCCACGGGCTTTGGCATGCTGACGATGAACACGAGCGCGAGCGCTCTCGTGCAGACACGCACCGACCCAGACAAGCGAGGGCGCGTCATGGCCCTGTACTCGCTCGTGTTCCTGGGAGCGACGCCGATCGGCTCGCCACTCATCGGGTGGGTGGGCACGACGTTTGGCGCGCGCTGGTCGATCCTGGTCGGCGGCATCGCCTCGCTCGGTATCGCGCTCATCTGCGGAGCGTGGGCGATGATCCACTGGAAGGGGCGCCTCGTGCGAAGCCGGACGTTCCCGTGGGTGGGCGTCGAAGCGGATTCGTCCGTTGACGCGCCGCGCCGCTCGGTTGACCCGAGCTGA
- a CDS encoding TPM domain-containing protein, whose product MSRIRRLGFAAIVMAAMLVGGAPAFATEPLTTSGHVTDPDGFLSDDERTRLESEAESLRSTYGTIIDAVVIPNFSDQEPAVWCQATLEKSRTAEKGILYVVSYEDGTDSYCADAQFARNLTTDPSLKRIFDDALASARNNYTSSPLTSDAVSAGISSFISDIDTAIYIHAQVHRHNVTMQQGQDSRNKDDTTRIVIIFIIAGGLLILTLFLELRAKLREQEQDDGRDTKSADLTPLVDPVRREALRLAAEARRRLSEAEEQVRAAEEDWNFARAQFGSAAAEQYGRRLEAAKEAIARGLDTHKQIEQTPDSHAKRRLATTITEDLDKNLAPLQDARKEFAAQREKRSSLPTQLADARERLVEELADLERSKEELSSIAGLYPESMLASLQDNPQRAEQLLESARAALETAGAHLDTDATRAASALDTAQRALTMANAQTDAIFSAKTDLDAFRERLISSIGSVSATLTEVKQLDSSDVFSPLLDEAEAAITRGQRALVSDEDPLGALENLRDVELRMDAILAPLMTQK is encoded by the coding sequence GTGTCACGGATCCGACGCCTGGGCTTCGCAGCCATCGTGATGGCTGCGATGCTGGTCGGCGGCGCGCCCGCATTTGCGACCGAGCCGCTCACCACGAGCGGACACGTCACCGATCCCGACGGCTTCCTGAGCGACGATGAGCGCACCCGACTTGAGAGCGAAGCAGAATCGCTGCGTTCCACCTACGGCACAATTATCGACGCAGTCGTTATCCCCAATTTCTCCGACCAGGAACCGGCCGTTTGGTGCCAGGCCACCCTCGAGAAATCACGTACTGCGGAAAAGGGCATCCTCTACGTTGTTTCCTACGAGGATGGCACAGACTCCTACTGCGCAGATGCACAATTCGCTCGAAACCTGACAACGGACCCGTCCCTCAAGCGAATCTTCGACGATGCCCTGGCGAGCGCTCGAAACAACTACACATCGAGCCCATTAACCAGCGATGCGGTGAGCGCCGGCATCAGCTCTTTCATCAGCGATATCGACACCGCCATCTACATTCACGCGCAAGTGCATCGCCACAACGTCACGATGCAGCAAGGGCAGGACAGTAGAAACAAGGACGACACAACCCGCATCGTCATCATTTTCATCATCGCAGGCGGGTTGCTCATCCTTACCCTTTTTCTCGAGCTGCGGGCCAAGCTGCGCGAACAAGAGCAAGACGACGGACGCGACACGAAATCCGCGGACCTCACCCCTCTCGTCGACCCTGTGAGGCGCGAAGCCTTGAGGTTAGCCGCGGAAGCACGGCGGCGCTTGTCGGAGGCCGAGGAACAGGTGCGCGCCGCGGAAGAGGACTGGAATTTCGCTCGCGCCCAGTTCGGTAGTGCCGCGGCTGAACAGTACGGGCGCCGCCTCGAGGCGGCCAAAGAGGCTATCGCACGCGGCCTCGACACACACAAACAGATCGAGCAGACCCCTGATTCCCATGCCAAGCGACGCCTCGCCACAACAATCACGGAGGATCTCGACAAGAACCTGGCACCCCTGCAGGATGCTCGCAAGGAGTTTGCCGCACAGCGCGAGAAGCGCTCATCGCTTCCCACGCAGCTTGCCGACGCTCGCGAACGTCTCGTCGAGGAGCTCGCCGATCTGGAGCGCTCGAAGGAAGAACTCTCCAGCATCGCGGGCCTCTACCCCGAGTCCATGCTCGCTTCCCTCCAGGACAATCCGCAGCGCGCGGAACAGCTGCTGGAGTCCGCTCGCGCGGCGTTGGAGACGGCCGGCGCGCATCTCGACACCGACGCCACCCGCGCAGCATCCGCGCTGGATACCGCCCAGCGCGCACTAACCATGGCCAATGCGCAGACGGATGCAATCTTCTCTGCGAAGACCGATCTCGATGCCTTCCGCGAGAGGCTCATTTCTTCCATCGGATCCGTGTCCGCCACCCTGACGGAGGTGAAGCAGCTCGATTCCTCCGATGTTTTTTCTCCCCTTCTCGACGAGGCCGAGGCCGCCATCACCAGGGGACAGCGCGCGCTAGTCAGCGACGAGGATCCCCTCGGTGCGCTCGAAAACCTTCGCGACGTGGAGCTCCGAATGGATGCGATCCTCGCTCCACTCATGACTCAGAAATAA
- a CDS encoding low temperature requirement protein A, whose translation MATLIKHKRVEFSELFYDLVFVFAISKATALIHPFHNGVLAWDSLLDFFISVMVIINSWMIQTIYTNRYGTNSLFNMVIMFINMGLMLFISNMIGYNWQQWYYYTCWAVGTLTLTLFFQYLVQFFRGSTDNADRESIKGFLWLTGLQSLGVYLAALFPIHVGVYVFIASILLTFIVPIFLITKDEHFQVNLPHLIERVSLLVIITFGEMVIGLVSFFTVENFSIYSVLNFVIMLSLFLFYFGEFDHAIDQGSNQRGLFIIYSHYPIFIGLMLMTVSMGYLLNPEANLLVAISFFYIGIGLFQAAVLANGPYNKNYLRYPRSYYCAQATLYLAALIPSLLFASNPITVLSIATIFTLAIASHFISFWVTRTKQYSVPYWGFF comes from the coding sequence ATGGCGACCCTTATCAAGCATAAACGTGTAGAATTTTCAGAACTATTTTATGACCTAGTGTTTGTTTTTGCAATTTCAAAAGCAACTGCTTTAATTCACCCTTTTCATAACGGTGTTTTGGCTTGGGATTCTTTACTTGATTTCTTCATCTCTGTCATGGTTATCATCAATTCCTGGATGATTCAAACCATTTATACCAATCGCTATGGAACAAACTCGTTATTTAACATGGTAATCATGTTTATCAACATGGGACTTATGCTCTTTATATCCAATATGATTGGATACAATTGGCAGCAATGGTACTATTATACCTGTTGGGCTGTTGGCACATTAACCCTTACCTTATTTTTTCAATATTTGGTTCAGTTTTTTAGAGGATCAACCGATAATGCTGATCGGGAAAGCATTAAAGGTTTTCTATGGTTAACAGGTCTACAAAGCTTAGGAGTCTATCTGGCAGCCCTTTTTCCAATTCACGTTGGAGTCTATGTCTTTATTGCTAGTATTCTGCTAACATTTATTGTGCCAATTTTCTTGATTACTAAAGATGAGCATTTCCAGGTAAATCTTCCCCATTTAATCGAGCGCGTCTCCCTTCTTGTCATTATTACGTTTGGAGAAATGGTTATTGGGCTAGTCAGCTTCTTTACAGTTGAGAATTTCTCGATTTATTCGGTTCTCAATTTCGTTATCATGCTTTCCCTGTTCTTGTTTTATTTTGGCGAATTTGACCATGCTATTGATCAAGGATCCAATCAAAGGGGATTATTTATAATTTATAGTCACTATCCTATTTTCATCGGGCTTATGTTGATGACAGTTTCGATGGGTTATCTCCTGAATCCCGAGGCTAATCTTCTCGTTGCAATCAGCTTCTTTTATATCGGAATTGGCCTCTTCCAAGCTGCTGTCCTAGCAAATGGGCCCTATAACAAAAACTATCTTCGCTATCCGAGAAGTTACTACTGTGCTCAAGCGACACTCTATCTGGCTGCCTTGATTCCCTCTTTGCTTTTCGCTTCTAATCCTATAACAGTGTTGAGTATTGCAACCATTTTTACTCTAGCTATAGCTAGTCATTTTATTTCTTTCTGGGTTACACGTACTAAACAATATTCCGTGCCTTACTGGGGGTTCTTCTAA
- a CDS encoding metal-dependent transcriptional regulator, with translation MADLIDTTEMYLKTILELEEDGVTPLRARIVDRLGHSGPTVSQTVARMERDGLLHVMGDRRLELTEVGRAHATEVLRKHRLAERLLLDVIGMEWAQVHDEACRWEHVMSDAVEARLEELLSNTCVDPYGNPMPGCEQLEGTHSAELVVRSPEVGALTLARIGEPIQAEAELLASFDELGLRPGARVGLSSHGAVVRVAALDEAGEVRGYLTIPMALAAHLFVRGE, from the coding sequence GTGGCAGACCTGATCGACACGACCGAGATGTATCTCAAGACCATCCTTGAGCTTGAGGAGGACGGGGTCACCCCCCTGCGCGCGCGTATCGTCGACCGCCTGGGGCATTCCGGCCCCACGGTCTCGCAGACGGTCGCACGCATGGAGCGCGACGGGTTGTTGCATGTGATGGGCGATCGCCGCCTCGAACTCACCGAGGTCGGCCGCGCGCACGCCACTGAGGTGCTGCGCAAGCATCGCCTGGCTGAGCGTCTCCTCCTCGACGTGATCGGCATGGAGTGGGCCCAGGTGCACGATGAGGCCTGCCGCTGGGAACACGTGATGAGCGATGCGGTCGAGGCGCGGCTAGAGGAGTTGCTGAGTAACACGTGCGTGGACCCCTATGGCAACCCCATGCCCGGCTGCGAGCAGCTGGAGGGGACTCATTCGGCTGAGCTGGTGGTGCGTTCCCCCGAGGTGGGAGCCCTGACGCTGGCGCGCATTGGCGAGCCGATTCAGGCGGAGGCGGAGCTGCTGGCGTCTTTCGACGAACTCGGTCTGCGCCCGGGCGCTCGCGTGGGTCTGTCCAGCCACGGTGCCGTCGTGCGCGTGGCGGCCCTTGACGAGGCCGGGGAGGTTCGCGGTTACCTGACGATTCCCATGGCTCTTGCTGCGCACCTCTTCGTGCGGGGTGAGTAA
- a CDS encoding phosphoserine transaminase, with amino-acid sequence MVTFPDIPQALAPADGRFGSGPSKVRAAQLEALSSPLLMGTSHRARPVREVVASLKNGLRSLLTIPDDYEVVLGNGGASAFWDVACASLISSRAAFGSWGAFGAKFASEAAHAPHLDTPLIDEATYGSLATVSPRGAEEGIDVYAYPHNETSTGVVSPVYRVEVPGALTIVDGTSIAGATPVDLTQVDAYYFSLQKSLGSDGGLWAAILSPAAIERARHIEATPAGRWIPQFLSLTGAVLNSAKDQTLNTPALATIIMAECQVRWLLDRGGMSAVSAHCAHASSLVYEWAETNLAARPFVENPAWRSPVTATIEIDEAVAVSELIAHLRSHGIVDIGAYRGVGANQLRIGTWPSVAIEDVEALLACIDYCLERVL; translated from the coding sequence ATGGTGACTTTTCCCGATATCCCCCAGGCTCTTGCGCCCGCAGACGGGCGCTTCGGCTCCGGCCCCTCCAAGGTGCGTGCCGCCCAGCTCGAGGCACTCTCCTCTCCCCTCCTCATGGGCACCTCGCACCGCGCCAGGCCCGTGCGAGAGGTCGTCGCCTCATTAAAGAACGGCTTGCGTAGCCTTCTCACGATCCCCGACGACTATGAGGTCGTCCTGGGCAACGGCGGCGCCTCCGCGTTCTGGGACGTCGCCTGCGCGAGCCTCATCTCCTCGCGCGCGGCATTCGGCTCCTGGGGAGCCTTCGGTGCCAAGTTTGCTTCCGAGGCCGCTCATGCCCCGCACCTGGACACTCCCCTCATCGACGAGGCCACGTACGGTTCTCTCGCCACGGTGTCCCCCCGCGGGGCTGAGGAGGGCATCGACGTCTACGCCTACCCCCACAACGAGACCTCGACGGGCGTCGTCTCCCCCGTCTACCGAGTCGAGGTGCCGGGCGCGCTCACCATCGTCGACGGCACGTCGATCGCGGGGGCTACGCCGGTGGACCTCACACAGGTCGACGCCTACTACTTCTCCCTCCAGAAGTCCCTCGGATCCGACGGCGGTCTGTGGGCGGCCATCCTCTCCCCCGCCGCGATCGAGCGCGCGCGCCACATCGAGGCAACACCCGCGGGCAGGTGGATCCCACAGTTCCTCTCTCTGACCGGCGCGGTTCTCAACTCCGCCAAGGACCAGACGCTCAACACTCCCGCGCTCGCGACGATCATCATGGCTGAGTGCCAGGTTCGCTGGCTCCTCGACCGCGGCGGGATGAGTGCGGTGAGCGCCCACTGCGCCCACGCCTCGTCCCTCGTGTACGAGTGGGCAGAGACCAACCTGGCCGCCCGCCCCTTCGTCGAAAACCCAGCGTGGCGCTCCCCCGTGACCGCGACGATCGAGATCGACGAGGCCGTGGCCGTCTCCGAACTCATCGCACACCTGCGCTCACACGGGATTGTCGACATCGGCGCTTACCGAGGCGTGGGCGCGAACCAGCTCCGCATCGGCACGTGGCCGAGTGTGGCAATCGAGGACGTGGAGGCGCTCCTGGCGTGCATCGACTACTGCCTGGAGCGGGTGCTGTAG
- a CDS encoding TPM domain-containing protein, with amino-acid sequence MVYVHLFATSQEDPVSRFRRFSLVAVLTAMLLALGLPTFATSPVTVSGAVTDPAGWLDSSDRSTVEGAVSKAATSGSNISFIFVEDLSGLSAYKWCTQTLEDSSLGHSDVIYVIAYTERADAACSNNPSIQSQLSNAIKAAEAQLRSNPLTSRDAANAATAFADTLVSRSSSGTSSQTAQPTSTSSSSSGGLNSFYILSAMFVGGLLLIGITVAASSRRSKKSAAHAMAIDSVAAEKAVQEANRQLLAADEQVRTATDELNFARAQFGLTSTDDFARAIENAKAAVTRCFDLQVRMNDATATLERSELAKKLMRDLGSNLNPLSQIQAAFATKRAEEATLPERIREARERLAEELTDLERAKAELVTIAGIYPAQMLASLQDNPEQAAALLTSARSALDTADEVVDTDRTRAASALDTAHRALTMANHQTDAIFTAKSDLDAIRDRLAGAIGSISADLSDVERLDTDPATFTPLVADARAAISEAQAALANNGDPLAALEHLRTAEATIDAALAPLRTSQEARDKAFSAATSQIALAESAVGQAQRYVQGRRGAIDLQVRGTLNNAEQALRAAHDSLDKDPQAAATHAANARAFADRVMATPIQPTTGSWGSGTSNNGSFTGSSLGDFLLWSTLFSQSGPGYQGRRDRDYDRFDHYDRGSRSSGSGWSFVSGSGSNWGGGFGGSSVSGSGSNWGGGFGGSSVSGSF; translated from the coding sequence ATGGTGTATGTTCATCTGTTCGCCACTTCGCAGGAGGACCCAGTGTCACGATTCCGCCGCTTCAGCCTCGTCGCTGTTCTCACAGCGATGCTGCTCGCGCTCGGCCTGCCGACGTTCGCAACGTCGCCGGTCACGGTCAGCGGGGCTGTCACTGACCCAGCGGGCTGGCTCGACAGCTCCGACCGTTCGACCGTCGAAGGGGCCGTCAGCAAGGCCGCCACTTCCGGCTCGAACATCTCCTTCATCTTCGTTGAAGACCTTTCGGGCTTGAGCGCCTACAAGTGGTGCACTCAAACACTGGAGGATTCCTCTCTCGGCCACTCCGACGTCATCTATGTCATCGCCTACACGGAGCGCGCCGACGCCGCGTGTAGCAACAACCCCTCCATCCAATCCCAGCTGTCCAACGCCATCAAGGCCGCCGAGGCGCAGCTGAGGTCGAACCCCCTGACATCGCGCGACGCCGCCAACGCGGCTACCGCCTTCGCTGACACCCTCGTTTCCCGCTCCTCGTCGGGGACCTCGTCACAGACCGCGCAGCCGACGAGCACTTCATCGTCCTCGTCGGGCGGCTTGAACTCCTTCTACATCCTGTCCGCCATGTTCGTCGGCGGCCTCCTCCTCATCGGCATCACGGTCGCCGCTTCCTCACGCCGCAGCAAGAAGAGCGCGGCGCACGCGATGGCCATCGACTCGGTAGCAGCCGAGAAGGCCGTCCAGGAAGCCAATCGCCAGCTGCTCGCCGCCGACGAGCAGGTGCGAACCGCGACTGACGAGTTGAACTTCGCTCGCGCACAGTTCGGCCTGACCTCGACGGATGACTTCGCAAGAGCGATCGAGAACGCGAAGGCCGCCGTGACGCGCTGCTTCGATCTCCAGGTGCGAATGAACGACGCGACCGCCACTCTTGAGCGCTCCGAGCTGGCGAAGAAGCTCATGCGCGACCTCGGTTCCAATCTCAACCCCCTGAGCCAGATCCAGGCCGCATTCGCCACCAAGCGCGCGGAGGAGGCGACGCTCCCCGAGCGCATCCGCGAGGCGCGCGAGCGCCTCGCCGAGGAGCTCACCGACCTCGAGCGCGCCAAAGCCGAGCTGGTCACCATCGCCGGCATCTACCCCGCACAGATGCTCGCCTCCCTCCAGGACAACCCCGAGCAGGCGGCCGCACTGCTCACCTCGGCGCGTTCCGCCCTCGATACCGCCGACGAGGTGGTGGACACGGACCGCACCCGCGCGGCTAGCGCCCTGGACACCGCACACCGCGCGCTGACGATGGCCAACCATCAGACGGACGCGATCTTCACCGCCAAGTCAGACCTCGACGCGATCCGCGACCGACTGGCCGGCGCCATCGGTTCGATCTCGGCGGATCTGTCGGACGTCGAGCGCCTCGACACCGATCCCGCAACCTTCACCCCCCTCGTCGCCGACGCGCGCGCGGCGATCTCCGAGGCTCAGGCTGCCCTGGCAAACAACGGCGACCCTCTCGCCGCGCTCGAGCACCTGCGCACTGCCGAGGCGACCATCGACGCCGCCCTCGCACCCCTGCGCACCAGCCAGGAGGCCCGCGACAAGGCTTTCTCCGCGGCGACAAGCCAGATCGCCCTCGCGGAATCCGCCGTCGGCCAGGCGCAGCGCTACGTGCAGGGGCGCCGCGGCGCCATCGACCTGCAGGTGCGCGGCACGCTGAACAACGCCGAACAGGCGCTGCGCGCGGCGCACGACTCCCTCGACAAGGACCCGCAGGCAGCTGCCACTCACGCGGCCAACGCCCGCGCGTTCGCCGACCGCGTCATGGCCACCCCCATTCAGCCGACTACCGGCAGCTGGGGAAGCGGAACGAGCAACAACGGTTCCTTCACCGGTTCCTCACTCGGCGACTTCCTCCTGTGGTCCACGCTCTTCTCGCAGTCGGGCCCCGGCTACCAGGGCCGACGCGACCGCGACTACGACCGCTTCGATCATTACGATCGCGGCTCCCGTTCATCCGGCTCCGGCTGGTCCTTCGTCTCCGGCTCCGGCTCCAACTGGGGCGGCGGCTTCGGCGGCTCCTCCGTTTCCGGCTCCGGCTCCAACTGGGGCGGCGGCTTCGGCGGCTCCTCCGTTTCCGGAAGTTTCTGA
- a CDS encoding NCS2 family permease, producing MSTQEKTAPSRGGFAQSLDSFFQISKRGSTIGSEIRGGIVTFFAMAYILVVNPAILGNAVPEDGSITTQGIAAGTALVAGIMTILMGVVANYPLALAAGLGLNAVVAFTLVLGSGLSYGEAMGVIAWEGILIFLLVLTGFREAVFRAVPAALKTALTVGLGLFVALIGLVNAGIVRAGATPVEFGISGSLDGWPALVFVFGLFLMIILHVRGVKGSVLISIVAATVLAGVVQAFAHIDRISETNPTGWGQTVPELKGSPIAVPVFDTLGKVDLFGGFGKLGVVSVILLVFSLMLADFFDTMGTMVAVGAEGDLLDKDGNPPKTRQILIVDSLAAVAGGVGGVSSNTSYVESASGVAEGARTGLASVVTGILFLLSTFLAPLVELVPTEAASTALVFVGYLMMTQVLDIDWKDPEVAIPAFMTVAFMPFGYSVSVGIGVGFVTYALIQLVKGKGLKVHPLMWLVSVLFIVYFLMGPIQRLLGVG from the coding sequence GTGAGCACACAAGAAAAAACCGCCCCATCCCGCGGCGGCTTCGCACAGTCACTTGATTCCTTCTTCCAGATCTCCAAGCGCGGCTCGACTATTGGTAGCGAGATTCGCGGTGGAATTGTCACCTTCTTCGCGATGGCTTACATCCTGGTCGTCAACCCGGCAATCCTGGGCAACGCCGTTCCCGAGGATGGCTCCATTACGACCCAGGGTATCGCCGCCGGCACCGCGCTCGTCGCGGGCATCATGACGATCCTCATGGGCGTTGTCGCGAACTACCCGCTGGCGCTCGCCGCAGGCCTCGGCCTCAACGCAGTCGTCGCCTTCACCCTGGTTCTTGGCTCCGGCCTCAGCTACGGCGAGGCCATGGGCGTGATCGCTTGGGAAGGTATCCTCATCTTCCTGCTGGTCCTCACCGGTTTTCGTGAGGCGGTGTTCCGCGCAGTTCCCGCCGCCCTGAAGACCGCCCTCACGGTGGGTCTGGGCCTGTTCGTTGCCCTCATCGGCCTCGTCAACGCTGGCATCGTGCGCGCGGGTGCGACCCCCGTCGAGTTTGGCATCTCCGGCTCGCTCGATGGGTGGCCGGCCCTCGTCTTCGTGTTCGGTCTGTTCCTCATGATCATTCTCCACGTGCGTGGAGTGAAGGGCTCGGTGCTGATCTCGATCGTTGCCGCGACGGTCCTCGCTGGGGTCGTCCAAGCCTTCGCCCACATCGACCGCATCTCCGAGACCAACCCGACCGGTTGGGGCCAGACCGTCCCCGAGCTCAAGGGCTCTCCGATCGCGGTCCCCGTCTTTGACACGCTCGGCAAGGTGGACCTCTTCGGAGGCTTCGGCAAGCTCGGCGTCGTCTCCGTCATCCTTCTGGTCTTTTCTCTCATGCTCGCTGACTTCTTCGACACGATGGGTACCATGGTGGCCGTCGGTGCCGAGGGCGATCTGCTCGACAAGGACGGCAACCCGCCCAAGACCCGCCAGATCCTGATCGTCGACTCCCTGGCCGCCGTGGCCGGCGGCGTCGGTGGCGTCTCGTCGAACACCTCCTACGTCGAGTCCGCCTCGGGCGTGGCCGAGGGTGCTCGCACCGGCCTGGCCTCCGTGGTCACCGGCATCCTGTTCCTGCTGTCGACCTTCCTGGCTCCCCTCGTCGAACTGGTCCCGACCGAGGCAGCCTCGACGGCCCTCGTGTTCGTCGGCTACCTCATGATGACCCAGGTGCTCGACATCGACTGGAAGGATCCGGAGGTCGCGATCCCGGCCTTCATGACGGTTGCCTTCATGCCCTTCGGCTACTCCGTGTCCGTCGGCATCGGCGTGGGCTTCGTGACCTACGCGCTCATTCAGCTCGTGAAGGGTAAGGGCCTGAAGGTCCACCCGCTCATGTGGCTGGTCTCTGTTCTGTTTATCGTTTACTTCCTCATGGGGCCGATCCAGCGCCTCCTCGGCGTCGGCTGA